The Kitasatospora paranensis genome has a window encoding:
- a CDS encoding penicillin acylase family protein — protein MPRRPRTPRLAAAALAAALIAVFAPATAPARAATPTDYCAARCTDILPPGENGNATLAEILLNKAFGSRPAHTDDQLGPYAALAAGYGGLTDGQLRSFFNDASFGVPADQVASTTRPRADVAIVRDKATGVPHITGTTRYGTEFGAGYAAGQDRLWVMDLFRHVGRGELSGFAGGAAANRQLEQSFWQAAPYTEDELQRQIDAIAAQGDRAKQALADAGAYLDGINQYIREAYSGRYFPGEYDLTGHIDAITNAGTIEPFKLTDLVALAAVVGALFGSGGGGELASAQVKLAAEARYGKDAGDAVWASLREADDPEAVQTLHDGQSFPYAQPPADPQGTAMPDPGSVVPEQMVQDATGSAQQTATKAAGVLPGNLLTAKHGMSNALLVSGAHTDDGHPVAVFGPQTGYFAPQLLMLEELQGPGISARGAAFAGLSFYVQLGRGQDYAWSATSAGQDITDTYAVPLCTTDGSPATLTADHYLRGGQCVPLERLERKDAWKPTTADSTAAGSYTLVMYRTDYGLVTARGTVGGKPVAFTSLRSTYRHEADSIIGFQMLNDPGAVHDPASFQQAAQNINYTFNWFYADSAHIAYYNSGSNPVRAPGVDPGLPVRAEAAYLWRDFDPAANTARYTPPAEHPNSVDQDYYVSWNNKQADDYASAGFGNGSVHRADLLDDRVKALLAGGGRVSRVSLTQAMEGAALADLRAEDVLPDLIRVIRSAPVTDPALATAVQKLENWRAAGAQRKETKAGSHTYADADAIRTLDAWWPLLADAVFRPGLGDGLYAALTGALQINESPSGGQTGATGGSASANESIPHKGSAFQYGWWSYLDKDLRGVLGGPVAGPLARPYCGGGDPAACRTALLASLKQALAQTPAQVYPGDADCSAGDQWCADSIIQRPLGGVTDAKSTWQNRPTYQQVVQFPAHR, from the coding sequence ATGCCGCGACGCCCCCGCACGCCCCGACTTGCCGCCGCCGCCCTCGCCGCGGCACTCATCGCCGTCTTCGCCCCTGCCACCGCCCCCGCCCGGGCCGCCACCCCCACCGACTACTGCGCCGCCCGCTGCACGGACATCCTGCCGCCCGGCGAGAACGGCAACGCCACCCTCGCCGAGATCCTGCTCAACAAGGCCTTCGGCAGCCGCCCCGCGCACACCGACGACCAGCTCGGCCCGTACGCGGCGCTCGCCGCCGGTTACGGCGGCCTGACCGACGGACAGCTGCGGAGCTTCTTCAACGACGCCTCCTTCGGCGTCCCCGCCGACCAGGTCGCCTCCACCACCCGCCCGCGCGCGGACGTCGCCATCGTCCGCGACAAGGCCACCGGTGTCCCGCACATCACCGGCACCACCCGCTACGGCACCGAGTTCGGCGCCGGCTACGCCGCCGGCCAGGACCGGCTCTGGGTGATGGACCTCTTCCGGCACGTCGGCCGCGGCGAGCTCTCCGGTTTCGCCGGCGGTGCCGCCGCCAACCGCCAGCTGGAGCAGAGCTTCTGGCAGGCGGCGCCCTACACCGAGGACGAACTCCAGCGGCAGATCGACGCCATCGCCGCCCAGGGCGACCGCGCCAAGCAGGCCCTGGCCGACGCCGGCGCCTACCTCGACGGCATCAACCAGTACATCCGGGAGGCCTACAGCGGCCGGTACTTCCCCGGCGAGTACGACCTGACCGGCCACATCGACGCCATCACGAACGCCGGCACCATCGAGCCGTTCAAGCTCACCGACCTGGTCGCGCTCGCCGCCGTGGTCGGCGCGCTGTTCGGTTCCGGCGGCGGCGGCGAACTGGCCTCCGCCCAGGTCAAACTGGCCGCCGAGGCCCGCTACGGCAAGGACGCCGGCGACGCGGTCTGGGCCTCGCTGCGGGAGGCCGACGACCCGGAGGCCGTGCAGACCCTGCACGACGGCCAGAGCTTCCCGTATGCGCAGCCGCCCGCTGACCCGCAGGGCACCGCGATGCCCGACCCCGGCTCGGTCGTCCCCGAGCAGATGGTCCAGGACGCCACCGGCTCGGCGCAGCAGACCGCCACCAAGGCCGCCGGCGTGCTGCCCGGGAACCTGCTCACCGCGAAGCACGGCATGTCCAACGCCCTGCTGGTCTCCGGCGCCCACACCGACGACGGCCACCCCGTCGCCGTCTTCGGCCCGCAGACCGGCTACTTCGCCCCGCAACTGCTCATGCTGGAGGAGCTCCAGGGCCCCGGCATCAGCGCCCGCGGCGCCGCCTTCGCCGGACTCAGCTTCTACGTCCAGCTCGGCCGGGGCCAGGACTACGCGTGGAGCGCCACCTCCGCCGGACAGGACATCACCGACACCTACGCGGTGCCGCTGTGCACCACCGACGGCAGCCCCGCCACCCTCACCGCCGACCACTACCTGCGGGGCGGCCAGTGCGTGCCGCTGGAACGCCTGGAGCGCAAGGACGCCTGGAAGCCCACCACCGCCGACTCCACCGCGGCCGGCTCCTACACCCTGGTGATGTACCGCACCGACTACGGCCTGGTCACCGCCCGCGGCACGGTCGGCGGCAAGCCCGTCGCGTTCACCTCGCTGCGCTCCACCTACCGGCACGAGGCCGACTCGATCATCGGCTTCCAGATGCTCAACGACCCCGGTGCGGTGCACGACCCGGCGAGCTTCCAGCAGGCCGCGCAGAACATCAACTACACCTTCAACTGGTTCTACGCGGACTCCGCGCACATCGCCTACTACAACTCCGGCAGCAACCCCGTGCGCGCCCCCGGGGTCGACCCCGGGCTGCCCGTCCGCGCCGAAGCCGCCTACCTGTGGCGGGACTTCGACCCCGCGGCCAACACCGCCCGGTACACCCCGCCGGCCGAGCACCCGAACTCCGTCGACCAGGACTACTACGTCTCCTGGAACAACAAGCAGGCCGACGACTACGCCTCCGCCGGGTTCGGCAACGGCTCCGTGCACCGCGCCGACCTGCTCGACGACCGGGTGAAGGCGCTGCTCGCCGGCGGCGGCCGGGTGAGCCGGGTCTCGCTCACCCAGGCCATGGAGGGCGCGGCCCTGGCCGACCTGCGCGCCGAGGACGTGCTGCCCGACCTGATCCGGGTGATCCGCAGCGCGCCCGTCACCGACCCGGCGCTCGCCACGGCGGTGCAGAAGCTGGAGAACTGGCGCGCCGCCGGAGCACAGCGCAAGGAGACGAAGGCCGGCAGCCACACCTACGCCGACGCGGACGCGATCCGCACCCTCGACGCCTGGTGGCCGCTGCTCGCCGACGCGGTCTTCCGGCCGGGCCTCGGCGACGGCCTGTACGCCGCGCTCACCGGTGCGCTGCAGATCAACGAGTCGCCCTCGGGCGGGCAGACCGGCGCCACCGGCGGCTCGGCCAGCGCCAACGAGTCCATCCCGCACAAGGGATCGGCCTTCCAGTACGGCTGGTGGAGCTACCTCGACAAGGACCTCCGGGGCGTCCTCGGCGGCCCGGTGGCCGGCCCGCTCGCCCGCCCCTACTGCGGGGGCGGCGACCCGGCGGCCTGCCGGACCGCGCTGCTGGCCTCCCTGAAACAGGCCCTGGCGCAGACCCCGGCCCAGGTCTACCCGGGCGACGCGGACTGCTCGGCCGGCGACCAGTGGTGCGCCGACTCGATCATCCAGCGCCCGCTCGGCGGCGTCACCGACGCCAAGAGCACGTGGCAGAACCGGCCCACCTACCAGCAGGTGGTGCAGTTCCCCGCGCACCGCTGA